The following proteins are co-located in the Bacteroidales bacterium genome:
- a CDS encoding aspartate carbamoyltransferase regulatory subunit, with product MKEPKQMSVSAIQNGTVIDHVPARNLFKVIQILGLDRIDNQITFGTNLESKKLGRKAIIKISDLFFQDEDINRIALVAPDAKLNIIRDYEVVEKKVVEVPDYIIGIARCMNPKCITNFETVTTRFKVVSKKNVSLRCHYCEKITNQENLQII from the coding sequence ATGAAAGAGCCGAAACAAATGAGCGTAAGTGCCATTCAGAATGGAACTGTAATTGACCATGTGCCAGCAAGAAACCTTTTTAAGGTAATACAGATCCTCGGACTTGACCGCATTGATAACCAGATTACTTTCGGGACTAATCTCGAGAGCAAGAAGCTTGGGAGAAAAGCTATTATTAAGATTTCAGATCTGTTCTTCCAGGATGAAGATATTAACAGGATAGCACTGGTTGCGCCGGATGCCAAGCTGAATATTATCCGTGACTATGAAGTTGTTGAGAAGAAGGTTGTTGAGGTTCCAGACTATATAATCGGAATTGCCAGATGCATGAACCCGAAATGTATTACCAATTTTGAGACTGTTACTACAAGGTTTAAGGTTGTTTCAAAAAAGAACGTTTCTCTGAGATGTCATTATTGTGAAAAGATCACCAATCAGGAGAATCTGCAGATAATTTGA